A single Pseudobacteroides sp. DNA region contains:
- a CDS encoding AraC family transcriptional regulator yields the protein MGIVLKKVNVKNEEIAPKVLTAALFYEGADMPEGYRLPERYVFDYEFELIVYGNGSQIIDDKLYKVKQGDILFRKPGQYTQGIMPYSCYLICVDILSNTGKNPDSYYVYNKQDYQNYCINPILEKIPTLFHPFNMEKSLYIFDSILKEFVTPSPASDLFLKANILNLMYYLYQDSTESFVSNSMYLSPHYCTIKKVIEYINNNLEKKIVLNDLSRVANISPHHFHKIFTGTVGITPNEFIIRCRLDKAKKLLTRTCYSIAEISELCGFENSPYFSYVFKKYNSLTPLEFKKKHSYNPLTLSE from the coding sequence ATGGGGATAGTGCTAAAAAAAGTTAATGTTAAAAACGAAGAGATAGCACCAAAGGTGCTTACAGCCGCGTTATTTTATGAGGGTGCTGATATGCCGGAAGGATACCGCCTCCCTGAACGTTATGTATTTGATTATGAATTCGAACTGATAGTTTATGGCAATGGCTCCCAGATTATTGATGATAAACTTTACAAAGTAAAACAGGGAGATATATTATTCAGGAAACCAGGACAATATACTCAAGGTATAATGCCTTACAGCTGTTATCTTATATGTGTGGATATACTTAGTAATACAGGTAAAAATCCTGACAGCTATTATGTTTATAACAAGCAGGATTATCAAAACTATTGTATAAATCCCATACTTGAAAAAATACCCACATTGTTCCATCCTTTTAATATGGAAAAAAGTCTATATATTTTTGATTCCATATTAAAAGAATTTGTTACGCCCTCTCCTGCTTCTGATTTGTTTCTCAAAGCAAATATATTGAATCTAATGTACTATCTTTACCAGGACTCCACAGAGTCCTTCGTTAGTAACTCTATGTATTTGTCTCCCCATTATTGTACAATAAAAAAAGTTATTGAATACATAAATAATAATTTAGAGAAAAAAATTGTTTTGAATGACTTATCTAGAGTTGCAAATATAAGCCCTCACCATTTTCATAAAATTTTTACAGGAACTGTGGGCATTACACCTAATGAATTTATAATAAGATGCAGATTGGATAAAGCAAAAAAGCTCCTTACAAGAACATGCTATTCCATAGCCGAAATCTCCGAACTGTGCGGATTTGAGAACTCACCTTACTTTAGTTACGTATTCAAAAAGTATAATAGCCTAACTCCTCTTGAATTTAAAAAGAAACATAGCTATAATCCGCTTACATTAAGTGAATAA
- a CDS encoding glycosyl hydrolase family 8, protein GVTANAATPVVPSVGAYESGVYRNLFAEIGKTDAEIKAKLEKEFQSLFHGDSNHKIMYEVGSDMAYILDVNNNDIRSEGQSYGMMHCVQMDKKTEFDKLWKWAKTYMQHTSADLKGFFAWQLRPDGSIIDRTPASDGDEYFAMSLLFAAKRWGNGTGIFNYQAEANAILDAMLHQSDDGQGYNLINKNSNQVVFCPTSGNYDFTDPSYHLPGFYELFALWGPERDRETWKKVATTSREFFKKTTHPTTGLAPDYANFDGTPKNVSWGPEHVDFRYDAWRTINNSAFDYAWFAKDPWAKTYADRIQDFFVSKGRTTYGGCFKLDGTQLNTDHSPGLVAMNAVGSLAATKAQAYDFVEDLWKLSAPSGQYRYYDGCLFMFGLLHASGNFKIWGAPMSSSSPSTEPSNTPTPTKNSSGPSTSGDINNDGVVNMADVIIMATSFNAVRGDAKYVANYDLNNDGAINMADVLVIAINFGKTVTPSSSTSAPTSTPTSTPTSVPSPTVNPNAKLIALTFDDGPDNTKTARVLDKLDKYKVPATFMMIGQNISSGTSAIIKRVVNSGHEIGNHSWDYSSMNSMSSTQIKDYISRTSAAIQQYAGVTPKFFRAPNLAYSQTMYDAIDLTFVQGVTCNDWSQSSTAQQRANDIIKGARDGMIALMHDNQPDPHPTPEALDIIIPTLQSQGYEFVTLSELFKRKGVTVPNPSDNKAYSYVPN, encoded by the coding sequence GGTGTAACAGCTAATGCTGCAACACCTGTTGTTCCTTCAGTGGGAGCATATGAATCCGGGGTATACAGGAATCTGTTTGCCGAAATAGGAAAAACCGATGCAGAAATCAAAGCAAAATTGGAAAAAGAGTTTCAATCACTATTTCACGGCGACAGCAACCACAAGATCATGTACGAAGTAGGCTCCGATATGGCGTATATCCTGGACGTCAATAATAATGATATCCGTAGTGAAGGTCAGTCCTACGGAATGATGCACTGCGTACAAATGGATAAGAAGACAGAGTTTGATAAGTTGTGGAAATGGGCAAAGACATATATGCAACATACAAGTGCGGATCTAAAAGGATTTTTTGCCTGGCAATTACGTCCGGATGGATCAATAATAGATAGAACCCCTGCTTCCGACGGAGATGAATATTTTGCAATGTCACTCTTGTTTGCTGCTAAACGTTGGGGCAACGGTACAGGAATTTTCAACTATCAAGCCGAAGCTAATGCAATATTGGATGCAATGCTTCACCAGTCTGATGACGGACAAGGCTACAACCTTATAAATAAAAACTCAAACCAAGTAGTTTTCTGTCCTACTTCGGGCAACTATGACTTCACCGATCCATCATACCATCTCCCTGGTTTTTATGAACTGTTTGCTTTATGGGGACCTGAAAGAGACAGGGAAACATGGAAAAAGGTTGCAACAACAAGCAGAGAATTTTTCAAAAAGACAACTCATCCAACAACAGGCCTAGCACCTGATTATGCGAATTTCGACGGAACTCCAAAAAATGTATCATGGGGTCCTGAGCATGTTGACTTCCGTTACGATGCTTGGCGTACTATAAATAATAGTGCCTTTGACTATGCATGGTTTGCAAAAGATCCATGGGCAAAAACCTATGCCGACAGAATTCAGGATTTCTTTGTCAGCAAGGGTCGTACAACCTATGGAGGATGTTTCAAACTTGACGGTACACAACTCAATACCGACCACTCACCTGGACTTGTAGCCATGAATGCTGTTGGAAGTCTAGCAGCAACAAAAGCTCAAGCATATGATTTTGTTGAGGACCTGTGGAAGCTATCTGCACCAAGCGGACAATACAGGTATTATGACGGTTGCCTCTTCATGTTTGGTTTACTTCATGCCAGCGGTAACTTCAAGATTTGGGGAGCACCTATGTCATCCTCTTCACCAAGCACTGAGCCAAGCAACACTCCAACACCAACCAAAAATTCTTCCGGACCATCAACTTCAGGAGACATCAATAATGACGGTGTTGTAAACATGGCGGATGTTATAATTATGGCAACTTCATTTAATGCAGTTCGTGGCGATGCAAAATATGTTGCAAACTATGACCTCAATAATGACGGTGCTATAAACATGGCGGATGTTCTTGTTATTGCGATTAATTTCGGAAAGACAGTTACTCCTTCATCATCAACATCAGCTCCAACATCAACTCCAACATCAACACCAACAAGCGTACCTTCACCAACTGTTAACCCTAATGCAAAGCTTATTGCTTTGACATTTGATGACGGACCGGATAACACAAAGACAGCCAGAGTACTTGACAAACTTGACAAATATAAAGTTCCTGCTACATTTATGATGATTGGACAAAATATAAGCAGCGGCACAAGTGCTATTATTAAAAGAGTTGTTAATTCCGGACATGAAATAGGAAACCATTCATGGGATTATTCAAGTATGAATAGCATGTCCTCAACGCAGATTAAAGACTATATAAGCAGGACAAGTGCTGCTATTCAGCAGTATGCAGGTGTAACACCTAAGTTCTTCCGTGCACCTAACCTTGCTTATAGCCAAACCATGTACGATGCTATTGATCTTACATTTGTACAGGGTGTTACTTGTAATGACTGGAGTCAATCTTCAACTGCCCAGCAGAGAGCTAACGATATAATAAAAGGAGCTAGAGACGGTATGATTGCTCTGATGCATGACAATCAGCCTGATCCACATCCGACTCCTGAAGCTCTTGATATAATAATTCCTACTCTTCAGAGTCAGGGATATGAATTTGTAACTTTAAGTGAATTGTTCAAGAGAAAGGGTGTTACAGTTCCTAATCCAAGTGACAACAAAGCATATTCATATGTACCTAACTAA
- a CDS encoding GDSL-type esterase/lipase family protein, whose amino-acid sequence MTKPDINDSIQRFDEHHIERHEYFLNFKQQNKIGLLFIGDSITRRWLEQPQNLLWDSYFSKYNPANFGVGMDMIQNLKWRLLNGELEDIQPKIVVLLIGTNNLPNYNIDEVYQGVEGLVDVIQQKLPHSKIILMGLLPRDPDDACNDYISIVTEINAELFKMAKTRNLIFLDIGKEYIIENNRVDRSLMDDGLHLIEPGYKIWGDRISPIIKEYF is encoded by the coding sequence ATGACTAAACCGGACATTAATGATTCCATTCAAAGGTTTGATGAGCATCATATTGAAAGGCATGAATATTTTCTGAACTTTAAGCAGCAAAATAAAATTGGGTTGTTATTTATAGGAGATTCAATAACCAGAAGATGGTTAGAACAACCACAAAACCTATTGTGGGATTCATATTTTTCAAAGTATAACCCGGCCAATTTCGGTGTTGGAATGGATATGATACAAAACCTTAAATGGCGGCTTTTAAATGGAGAGCTAGAAGACATACAACCCAAGATTGTTGTTTTACTTATTGGAACAAATAATTTACCCAATTATAATATAGATGAGGTGTACCAGGGAGTAGAAGGATTGGTAGATGTTATACAGCAGAAATTGCCACACTCAAAGATAATTTTAATGGGTCTTTTACCGAGAGATCCTGATGATGCATGTAATGATTATATAAGTATAGTAACTGAAATAAATGCTGAACTTTTCAAAATGGCTAAAACCCGAAATCTAATATTTTTAGATATAGGAAAAGAATACATAATAGAAAACAACAGGGTGGATAGATCGTTGATGGATGATGGATTACACTTGATTGAGCCAGGATATAAAATATGGGGAGATAGAATAAGCCCTATTATAAAGGAATATTTTTAA